The DNA sequence GAACCCGAGGAATCTTGGAGGCCGACATCGAAGATGCCCACGATCCAGATGTACATTTCAAGCTGGCGGTAGAATCTATCAGGAACTTGGAGCCAAAGATGTAGAGATGCTGGATCTGGGGGAAGGAAATTGGACGATGTCACCCAGAACATTGCTCGGGACTTGGCAATGGGGCAGTGAGGTGCCGTTCGGTACCTAGGTAATTATACCGGTGTTGCCCACAGAGCATGGAACCCAGAACTATCAAGAAGCAAACTTTTGAATCGTAAATTGTCGGCATTGTGCTGATGGTTGAGGTTGATGATGTCCATTTAAAATTCTCATCCTCGGCTGAGGCTCCACGCTAAACCTATTTGAGCTTCTTGGGAGAGAGTTAAGAAGCAAATGTTCTCAACCCTCTAGGCCCATAATACCTTCAGGACACCATGACACCATGTATTTACATCATCCGTCACGGAGAAGCCGCGCACAATGTACATCGCGGCTACGCAGAGCGCGACCCGCCCTTGACCAAAAGGGGCAGCCGCACCACCAAACACACCTATCTTCCAACCCAGCCCGATTTAATCCTGATCTCGCCAATGAAACGCACACTTCAAACTGCTATAAACATGTTTCCTTTTCTAGCAGGCCAAGCTCCGTCCGATATCCCTGTGCAGGTCTTGCCAGATCTGCGAGAAGCAAATGACGCAATTTGCAACAAGGGATCGTCACGCGCAGAGCTAGAAACTAAGTTTCCGCAGTTCGACTTTTCGGAGTGTAGTACGGAGTGGGATTATGAAGAGCATACGACAGAGCGCGCTATAGAACGTGCAGAACGAGTAAGGGAAAGGCTAAAGGAGCTCTCGACAACGTACAATAGAATCGCCGTCATCACACATCGGGACATTAAAGCATTTATGGTCAAGGGTAAGCGTTTCGGACTCGCAGAAGTTCGATGCTATCGCTTTGCATCAGAAGAAGAATCACGAGATGAGAAGATTAGGAGGGGCTTGAACTGTGATACATTGGAAGAGCAGGATTTTGGACCTACGGTCTTGATCCTTGAAGAAAGTCAGCGTAAAGATCTTGGAACTCAGAGAGCTTCCGATCTTTAGACGCATTCCTCTCAGCAAGATGAGTAAAATGAAAGTGCAGCGGAAGCTGCGTCAGCGAGTCGCTCACGCTGTGTGGGCCGGGTGTATGACAGGAGGGGCGTTGATGGGCGGACCTCGATAGCTTCGACTTCATCTAGAAGAACATTAAGATCCAGCATTGAGCTTGTAAAAGCTTGTAGTCCAGGCGATGAAAGAGGTGAAATATCCGGGGTTCCCATCGGACCCAACAAAGGAGTCGTCAGGGGTGAAACAAAGGGCGAAGGACGGCGACAGAGGTTGTCGCAATGTCCTAGAAATAATCCGCAGATGATGCAGGGGTCTATTCCATCGTCGCTGCCAGAGTTTCCGGCCTCTTCGGAGCTTGAAAGTTGACGCGCGGATTGCTGGGCTGTACAGTATTCGTACAAGTCCTCGGTCTCCTGAAAATAGTCAACGCCGGCAGTTTGAGTAGCGACATCTACCACCCATCCAGTAATGGCGGGACGGTAGATGTAATCTTCGGGCTAGTATAGTAGTCCATACTATGCAAATCAGATCCGTAGTCAGGTATATGCCGCTGCAGGCGAGTAATATGCATGACGCGGCCGTCAGCCGTAAATTCTACCGTGATGTCAAGTTCTTCCAGCAGCTCATCACTGATGCAAATGTTGATAGGCGACACAGATTCACCAACAAGAGTCTCAGTATCCGACATGGTGTTTTCGGGATGCAATGAAAGGGTAAAGACTTGAATGATGTTCACGTCGTGTTACTGCTCGTGGTGGAGTAAATGAGCTATTGGAAGAAGGAAAAACAGGAGGTTGATATTAAACCAAACGGACGTGAACATTGTAGATGGACATTACTTTGTGAATTAATGACCATataacatggttggcaagcgagcggcgcacccaAAAACACACCAAAAAGCGGAGTTTTGGGAACTGAATATCTCAACAACCACCAAATAGATTTTTCTTAAAAGTTTTACTAGAACTCTAGGATTATAATTCTATAAGATCCTATGGTTACAGGGCCCTAGCTACTCTAGATGTAGAGATATAGAGTTTGGGGGCTAAAAAAATGGAAATTTTTCGTTTTTGCTTGACAACTCTACAACCGAGTTAGCTATAGTCCTATAACTATACAATCTACATGCTTATGTGTGTGCAGCTTCACAGTAAGATTTTAAGAAAAATCTATTTGGTGGTTGTTGAGATATTCAGTTGCCAAAACTCCGCTTTTTGGTGTGTTTTtgggtgcgccgctcgcttgccaaccatgttaACGCTACAGGAACTCAAATGCGAGGCTTGAACAGAGTTCTCGCTCTGTGAGACTCGGTTTCCAGGGTCTAGTAGCTAGTCCCCgtgctgttgttgttgctgtcGCCATAGTGGGTGCCTTGAATCACATGGGTGTCGCAAGTGCTCGACCAGGTGAAAGGCCAGGGTCCTAACGGTCACCCACGACTGTATTTAAAGCCCATTGCCACTGCTCTCGACTACAAACCTACATCACACAGTGCACTGCTTAACGCTACTGGTTCCACTGCGCAAAAGCTCTTTTCTCTGCCACCGATCGTCTCTCGAGACGGCCTCTCCAATTCCACAAGTTTACCCCTTTCCAACCACACACACGACCATGCCCAGCTCAAAGAAAGCATCGTCCCCACCTGGTAAGTCGAATCAAAATACTCTTACACGCGACGCTCGCGCATTCAAGAATGCTCATTGCACCATTAAAGACAAGACTGTCTCTCTTTCACTTAGCAATCCCGCTCCTGAAGAACTTGCTAAAAACTACCATCAGAGCACCCTATCGTGTATCGAGGAAGAACATCGCAAGCGAATCCATACCAACAACAACTTAGCTAGCGGCTGTGGTGTGGTACATGGTCGCTATACTACTCCCAGGCGCGTGAGCTTCTCGAACAACCTCTCTATACGCGATTTCGATGGAGACAGAGCTCCAAGCTCTGTAGGGAAAGACACTCGAGCCGTATCACCCGCTCCTACGCAAGACGAGGATCTAGGAGTAGCTCCTGTAGCGAACGCAAATCACGACTGGGCTCTAGATATGGCCTCGGCAGCTGGGGAAGATGACAGCGAGGAGGATGATGGCCCTTTTTCGCGCCAGCCCAGCTGTCGACCTGAGCCCTACCACCATCCTGAACCCTCTCGACAACCCTTCCCTTCTCTTGAACCTCTGCCCTATCGCCGACCTTCCCCCTCTAGACAGCCTTCCCCCTACCGACAACCTTCCCCCTGCCGATAACCAGAATACATTCGTCAAACCGAACCCATCCGTCACCCCCAACCCTTTCCGCCTCCCCCAGTCTTTCTTATTTCCCCCCCCCCTCTCCCTCGCCTCTTGAACCCTTCTCCTACCCTCCACCCTGGTTTCATCCACCATCTCGCCAACCCGAGCCTGTCCGCCAAAATCTAACCACCGACACACCCTGCTGCGACTGCGACCCCTGTCTCCACACTCAACTCCATATCCTAGACCTAGCCCTCTCTTCCCTCTTCCTCCCTGACCGCAGGGCCGCTATGGCCGCCATTGCAGAAGCTCGTCAGCGCCTCTGCGATGCCCGGTACGGCGAGAAGCACCGAATGCGTTGTGCAAGTCGCTTGACAAGGAAGGTGGAAGACTTGGTCATAGAGGCGGTGCGGCATGTCCAAGATGGTGGGACACACGAGGATTCCGATGGTGGGAATTACGAGGGTTCCGATGATGACGGTTTCAACGATGAGAGTTACGACAGTTGGGGTGATGACAGTTGGGGTGGTGACAGTTCCGAATGATGGTGGATATGAGTAGGAGGATGTGGTATCCATCAAGGGATCGGGGGAGTTGCAGATGGCGATAGAGTGGATACATGGGTTAGATTTGGATGTGGAAGGGGGATATAGGGTGAGTGTTGTTGGTTATAGGCAGCGCCATCAGGCAGGGGGATTGAGATGGGTGATAATGTTGTTGTCTAATCAATAAGGAAACTGAAGATACCGGGCTAGAGATTGAGTCCAAAACACGACGCCAAGAACAAGCCTGTAATATATAGTTTCTTTCCATAGAAGCTGTTATGTTCTCAGTGTACACAATTAATCACCGAATAGTAAATGCACACCAGCTTCTACTTCAACAAAAAGCTCCGTCTATATAGACAAGACGCTTGCTACCAAACTCCAACAAGCAGGTGAACAAGTAGGTTATACATGAGATGGAAGCTGCAATCATACAACCCAACACATGTTCCTGTAAAACTGCTACCTAGGCAGACCTCGAGTGTGAGGTTCCGCGACTCGCAGATACGACAATCGATATCCAATCATATGTGGGAACCACCAACCCGCATCCAGCCTACTGCATATCCCTCTTAGCCATCCCTCTCCCCAGGCAGAAAAATCATCCTCAAGTAATCAATGATAAAACATGAACAACTTTTCTATTCAAATCCAAAAATAGCACACTACCCAACCGTACCCCCTATGCTCCAGTTATACCAAGAAAAAAATCTCACAACATGCATGCATTGCGCCCAACATGTCAAGAATCCCACACACCACGATCCATCCATGCCTGCACAAGCCACGTTCGGCGAGACCCGAAAATCACCGACGATCAACGGTTTTGCGAAATCCTTCCCCCCACTCGCTTTGCTGGGTATAGGTAATGTGACCCATTATACGCGACATGTGGGTGTGGGAACGAGAGAAAAAAAATATCAAAGAAACCCTAATGAGAATCAGGCGTGCCGTGCCCATCATCGCCCCGAAATGCCGCGCTAGCCGCACATCGAGGAACAAATGATGCGAATGCGAACTACAACGCATCGCATATGCCATGTGGTAAGCGCGCGAAGGAATACAACGCATCGCTGCAACGTCGACCAAGTGCTCGGAACCAACCAGACCAAAAAAAAACTTGATCCTTCTTTTCCTGATACCCCCTGACACCCCCTCCACCGCCCAAAAAAGACTCGTATTCCTCATTCGTTCCTCATTCGTTCGATGTCGCAACCCCATTTGCACTCGCACCGCGCAAAGCGTCAAGCGCGCGTTCCAGCTCCTCCTCGGCCACCATGACGGTTCCCGCTCTCGCCGTACTCAAATAACTCATCTCAACAGGTTCCTTGAGCTGGCCCGTAGTTTCGCCCACCAGCCGACCCGCAACACCGCATACGATGCCCGTGCTTTCCATGGGCAAGTCGCGGAGATCGAGGGTGATTGGGGTGAGGAACTCGTCTCTCGAGCCGAGGAGCGTGTCTTGGACGAAATGCGGCAGGAGCGTGTGGTCAAAGAGGAGAGCCGCGGATTCCGTGTCTGTTAGCGTGAGGGATAAAAATTTCGGGTAGGGTTGCGTTATGAGGCATTTGACGAGGCCGAGGTGGAGGGCGTCGTCGGCGGACGTGGTGCTGTTGTTGCGGCTGTGGTTGTCTCTGCGGCCGGCGCACTGAACGAGTCGAATGCTGGAGTCAACGGTAGGGACAATGTTGCGACGTTTGAGCGTGGAAAACGTCCTAGTTTGAAGCTCGGAAATCGTAGTTGGTGGAGGGGTGCTCGGAGGTTGGACTTCTAGGGACGTAGCTGAGTGCTTGCGGCCGTGTGAAAAAGAGTTGACGTAGGAAGATGTGTCTTTTTCAAACTGGAAACCGCGCTCTTCAAGGGCCTGAACTACCTGGGAGCGATGGCGTAGCGGAACCAAGATGTAGTCGGAGAAATATGTGGtgatgaagaagatgggACTTTGAGGGTCAGCCTTGCACTACATGTCTCAAGGTACACTCACATTCCAGCAAGAGCAAGAGGGCTGGTAAGTTCCAAAACGCGCTGTCCGGCGTCTAATCCTTCGCCATCAACTTGCATTACCACAAAATCCTCTGTAGTAATGTTGACAGATTCCCTCGATTGCGGATCGAGCAAGTTGAGAACAGAAACAAAGAGCTCAATGGCAAGCGCTCGTGAACATACTATAGAGCATTCCACGGGCGTTATGGAAATATTGACAAATGGATGTTCACAAGGCCAGCCTTTGAGAGGCTGAACGGCACCAGATGCATTCTTGAGGCCGCTGCGAGTTGCATTAGGCAACACTAGCTGGAGGATGGACTGGAGAAAGTTGCGATACAAGTGCAGTGGAATGTGTATGAGGGCGAGCTGCGTGTCCTTGAAAGTGATCATGTTAGTTAATGTGTAAAAGAGAAGAAAAATTCTGTGCGGGAGGCAAATTAAAAGAGGCCTGCGCCATGTCGTGCATGAAGGACCCGCCACCAAGGCTCCCTCCAGTGTAAGACAGGGAAACTTTTGGTACCATGCAGTGCCGCACTGCGCATAACGAAGGAACAACAACGTACCAGAATTCGGATATTCGCGCTGAGCAAAGTCAACGAAGAGTCCATTACGTGCTAAGCCGGAAAAGACAAGAATAGGTCTTTCTTGATGACGATCGGTCGCGTGGTTGTGGCTGAAGGACTCTTTTCCGATTCGGCAAGAATGACTTGGATAAGGCTGACCACGAGGTCCCCGGAGCCTTCAGGCACGGTGGAATAAGCAAGGTTATCGGGATTCCGATGCTATTACAGAAACTATGTGCAGCCACAATGGGAAGTGCGGGGGATCCGACCAGACTATCGGTTGATGTGTTCTTGTCCAACGGGCCAGTGCGAGGTATCGTTCTTGAAGCCGAAATTCATCCCACACGCTTGGTTTGTGTAAGTCGGAGAGTTCAAAGTCCAGACAAGAGGCCTGTATAGGGCACAAGATGACCTTTACTAATCGTACCGAGTTTACACACGGACCGGCAACATGCGTAGCAGTTACACGAGGGCAGGACAAAGTAGGGAACCCGCTGTTAGTGATCTCAGGGCGTGCAAATGAATAGGGATTGCCGTGATCTGGGGTAGAGGTGCGGCGTGGGGATCGTTGCAGGTTGGCCTTGTGCAATTGGTCAGGATGCTAACCGGATGGTACCAATCGAGGAACCGAAAAGTTTATTCTTTCAGGGCAGAGTGCGCAAGACGCGGGGCAGGCTGGCAGCGTGGGATGAGTTTGGGACGGGAATGGACGGTTCGATGACGATGGCTGCAAGAATAGCCTTGTGCGCGTAGAGCGGATGTCCTTGCTGACTGCAACGGCCAGAGCGTGGGGCAGATCCTAGTCGCGAGGTATGGGTGAAGGACAGCCGTGTCAATGCTGTGGGAGTGGATAAAGTGACTACTAGGAAGCACCAGTGCTTTAAGTGAGATGAACAGCAAGCGCAAGAGTGGAGATGCCCGGGTGCTGTGACTATGACTCGAAAAGAGACGCGAGATTTTCCCAACGACGGTGTGGCCTTGAGCTGCAAGTTGGCCGTCTCCGTGGCCTGGCCGGCGGCAAATCGACAGTCAACGGGTCGATAATGGTAAGCTTAAACGTAGCCCGCC is a window from the Pyrenophora tritici-repentis strain M4 chromosome 7, whole genome shotgun sequence genome containing:
- a CDS encoding ACT-7 domain containing protein; the encoded protein is MDSSLTLLSANIRILDTQLALIHIPLHLYRNFLQSILQLVLPNATRSGLKNASGAVQPLKGWPCEHPFVNISITPVECSIVCSRALAIELFVSVLNLLDPQSRESVNITTEDFVVMQVDGEGLDAGQRVLELTSPLALAGIPIFFITTYFSDYILVPLRHRSQVVQALEERGFQFEKDTSSYVNSFSHGRKHSATSLEVQPPSTPPPTTISELQTRTFSTLKRRNIVPTVDSSIRLVQCAGRRDNHSRNNSTTSADDALHLGLVKCLITQPYPKFLSLTLTDTESAALLFDHTLLPHFVQDTLLGSRDEFLTPITLDLRDLPMESTGIVCGVAGRLVGETTGQLKEPVEMSYLSTARAGTVMVAEEELERALDALRGASANGVATSNE